A region of the Microcystis aeruginosa FD4 genome:
ATTATAGTCAGCTACTTGATCCGATTAATTCTCCTCCCTTAGCAGAGGAACAATCTCGCAGATAGACAGTCAATCATCCTTGGGTGCGATTGTCTGGTTTTAACTAACTGCGGTAGAATTAACCTAAACTCTCTATCGGCAAATTCGATGACTTCCTTCACTACTTCCCTGGCTCTTTTAAGTCAATTTAAATTGGGAGATTTAAACCTAGAAAATCGTCTTGTGCTTGCTCCCATGACGCGAGCGCGAGCCGGAGAAAAACGTCTTGCTAATGAGATAATGGCCGAGTATTACCGGCAAAGGGCCAGCGCCGGATTAATGATTACAGAAGCGACGGTAATTTCTCCCCAAGCTAACGGTTGGCAAAATACCCCCGGTATCTACACCGATGAACAAGCGCAAGCATGGCAAATGGTGACAAAAATCGCCCAAAGAAAAGGAACACCAATTTTTTGTCAATTGTGGCACTGTGGTCGCGCTTCTCATCCGAGTTTTCAGGAAAATGGGGCTTTACCCGTTGCCCCTTCCGCAATTAAGATTAAGGGTGAGTTGCATACACCCAGGGGCAAACAGCCCTACGAGACCCCTAGAGCCTTAGAAACCGAGGAAATCCCCGCAATTGTCGCCGATTACCGCAAGGCCGCTCAGAGGGCAAAATTAGCGGGGTTTGATGGCATAGAAATTCACGGGGCTAATGGTTATTTAATCGATACTTTTCTACAATCGGCCACTAATCAGCGTCAGGATAAGTACGGTGGCAGTTGTGAAAATCGCTATCGTTTTTTACAGGAAGTAGTCGAGGCAATTTTAACTGTTTTTCCCAGTCATCGGGTGGGGGTGCGTCTGTCTCCCAATGGCGTTTATAATGACATGGGTTCCGAGGATTTTCGAGAAACTTTTCTCTATGTTGCCCAAAGATTAAATGAGTACAATTTAGCTTATTTACATCTGCTAGATGGCTTGGCTTTTGGTTTTCATGAAAAGGGTCAACCGATGCTTTTATCCGAGTTTCGGGCTGTTTTTAATAGTGCTTTAATCGGCAATTGTGGTTATACAAAAGAAACTGCTGAAGCCGCTATTCAGTTAGGAGATGCGGATTTAATTGCTTTCGGTCGCCCCTATATCAGTAATCCCGATTTGGTGGAAAGATTCGCCAATAATTGGCCCCTTAATCCCGATGCCGAGATGAAAGATTGGTATTCTTTTGACCAGGAAGGTTATATCGATTTTCCCAGTTATAAACCCTAGTTATACTAAATCCAGTTATTAAAGACTGATTATCTATTCATCCTTTTGCCTCTTGCCTCTTGCCTATCCTGATAAGTAGCCTATACTCAACGGATTTAGTATTAGATATGTGTAATTAATTGTGTCTAGCTACTTATCCATTATGTCCCAAAATTAAATAAGCGAGAGCGCCTTTGTCCCTAACCAAAAAGGAAGGCTTTTAAACCTTCCTTACAGGATAATTGGTCATTTATTGACGTTTGCGAGCCAATACACCCAGAGAACCCACCGCTAATAACCGCAGTATCACCGACATTAACGTTATCGACAGTAGCAGCGGAAACAGTACCCGTATAGGTAGCGGTAAAAATGGCGGCATGGGCGGGAATGGCACTGAAAACGGCACAAGTCACCGCAGGAAGGCCAAGGGCTTTTAGCAGTTGATTAGTCATTTTTGATTAATTGACAAGTTAATTTCATGGCTAATACTTGGGAAAAATTGCTATTTATACCCCATAAATCATTGCTTAACAGCAGCAATAAGCATCCCTATTCTACCCCCCCCCGAATTTGTCAAGTATTCTCCGTTTTTTATTGATGAATCTGGAAAAAAGCCCATCGGGGAGAGACTGGAAGGGGTCGCCAAGGAAACATCAGGCATGAGTAGAAAACGGGTTTCTCGGAGAAACCCGTTTTCTGTGCGTTACTCAACGGATTTAGTATGAGGTACAATTTCAAGAAGATAAGGCTTTTTATCAGCGCTTTTTCACTGAAATATTCTTATATCTCAGTAAAACCGACTTAACCAATGATTGGCGGGGTGTGATTGTCTATCCTAGCCCTCAAGTAGAAACCAATCAAGTTCAACGCTATCGGGAACTCCTCAACTGCGAGCGAGTCAGACGGATTTATCTGAATGAATTAGAAAACATTCCTCAAACTTCGATTGGTTTAGCCACAGTCCAATTAATCACCCTATCTAAAGCAAAAGCACTTGATAGCACCCGAAAATTAATCCAAAGAGTGCGGGAAGAATTAACCCCCGACCAAAAACCGCAAGAACTCTTACAATTAATAGAGACGATTCTCGTTTATAAGTTACCGCTTCTTAATCGTCGGGAGATAGAAACTATGTTTAGTTTAGATGAATTAAAACAAACTCAGTATTTTCAAGATGTGCGCGAGGAAGCGCGTCAGGAAGGCAGACTAAACAAAGCATTAGAGGCTGTCCCTCGTTTGTTAACCTTAGGGTTAAGTGTTGAGCAAGTCGCATCCGCCTTAGAGTTAGAGGTTGAACAGGTTAGAGCTATACAAAACGGGAGATAAAAAATGCGATCGCATTGTAAAATAAAATCATGAAAACTGACACGATTTTTGATCAACTCTTTCAATCTTTCCCCTCTATCTCCTTTGAATTAATTCAACTCCCTATCAACGAAGCGAATAACTACCGCTTTGACTCAGTGGAAGTCAAACAACTTTCCTTTCGTCTTGATGGAGTCTTTCTGCCTCAAAATAATCACCCGAGATTTCATCGTCAAACTGGGGTTGGGACGAGGATAAAGTTATCACCTCACCCAACCTTAACTTACCAACGATTTAAGAAACTGCCACCATTACCCCAGCGCGGTCGGGAATTAAAGAAACTGCCACCGTCAGACCAACCATTGCGCCAGGGCTGCGCATTAACGAAGCTACCACCGCGACCATCTCCCCAACCACCGACACGACTATTCACCCAACCGCGACCGCGACCATCTCCCCAGCCTAAAGCTTGTAAACTAGGATCGGCAGTACCTTCCGGCAGTTGGTTAACCCGTTCGCGTACAGCGCTAGATAGACGACTTAAACGCGCTTCAATGGGATTAGCCTCGTCTGAGGCGGCCTGAGCGGTGCTAGTCAGACCGAAGGCAGATAAAGCAAGAAGAAAGCCGACTAAACCGGTTTTATTGCTGATATTCACCTGAATTTATGCTCCTATTTGGCTTCTTGGGGATTAATTTGGGCGTGTTCGATAACTTTGAAGGCAAAAAACCCCTTTAATAATTCTGGGGGGATGGGAACCATGCCTTGACTACCGAACCAGCGATCGATTTGACTAACGGTGGCCGTATCATTGCTGATGTAATCCTGCATCATTTTAACAATGGCATAGTTGACATCATCCAAAAAAGTAGAGTTATCTTCGGGAACCATACAAGCAATGCCAAAATTAGCTAAAGCTTCTTCAGGGACGATTTCGTAAGCTTGAGGGTTATCTCTGAGGATTGTTCCCGCTAAAGAAATGCTATCCCCCGCTATTGCGTCGATTTTACCAGTTTTTAAAGCTTCGATCGCTTCTTCTACGGTGCTGTAGGTAGCAACAATTGTCGCTTGCGGTTGTACTAATTTAATCACATCGACGGCCGCAGAAGTGGGAACCAAGGCGATGCGTTTACCGATTAGGGATTGAGGAGTGGAGAGATTGCTACCTTTTTTGGCTAAAATCCTAATCCCAGAAATGCTGTAACTGGTAGAAAAATCGACAACTTTCGCCCTTTCCCAAGTAAAAGCCGTACTACAAGCGATATCGATTTCCCCGCTACGAATGAGATTAATTTTCTCTCCGGGTTGGTTCGCTTCAATCATTTGCAGGGTGACGGGACGACCGAGACGAGTTTGCAATCGTTTTCTAATTCGTTCCAACACATCCATAGAATAGCCGACTAATTCCCCCTTCTCATTGACGTAGGAGTAGGGAATCGCATCAAAACGGGTTCCTACGGTCAAAAATCCCGTGCGAGCCACTTTTTCCACCACTGTTTCCGCTAAACTCGGACTGGTTAGAAGCAGCGGCAAAAGGCAACTAATTCCCGCTAACTGTAAAATTTTCTTCATAAATCGAGTGCTTGCTCCCGTACAAACATAACTATACTAGAATTCACTAAAAAATCTTCAGGGTTTTCATAATAATTTCTGTGAACTTTTACAAATTAGATGGCGGTTCAAGGCGAATTAATTGACCGTTACCTTCATCGGTGAGCAGGTATAAAAATCCGTCGGGACTTTGACGCACATCCCGCACCCTCTGACCGATGGGAATCGCTTCTTGATTGATAATTTCACCGGATTTATTCACTGACAGACGACGAATATCCCTGGAAACTAAACCACCGGCGAATAAATTTCCCTGCCAATTAGGAAAGCGATTACCAGTATAAAAGACCAATCCCGAAGGAGCGATCGCAGGTGTCCAAATTGTTTTCGGATCAATCAGATATGGTCGAGATTTTTCGCTAGAAACTGGGGTGTTAGTACCGTACTCTTGACTAGCAGAAACCACTGGCCAGCCGTAATTTTTACCTTTTTCAATTAAATTTAATTCATCCCCTCCTTTCGCTCCGTGTTCTGTTGCCCAGACTCTTTTAGTCATCGGATCAAAGCTGATTCCTTGAATATTCCGATGGCCATAACTCCAAATTTTAGAACCCGCAAAAGGATTATCTTTCGGTAGAGAACCATCGTCATTGATGCGGATAATTTTACCTAAATGACTTTGCAGATTTTGTGCCTGTTTTCTAATTAAATCTCCTGCTAATTGTAGGGGAGGATTACCCCCGTCCCCAATCGCTACCAATAAAGTGCCATCCGGTAGCCATAATAACCGCGAACCGAAGTGTTGAGAGCCGGTTTTTGCCTGGGAAACTTCAAAAATAACCTGTACATCTCGCAAACTTGTACCATCATAAACCGCACGAGCGACGCGGGTACGATTAGCCTCCTGGTCTCCGTGAGCATAAGTTAGATAAATCCAGCGATTTTGGGCAAATTGGGGATGAATTGCCACATCGAGCAATCCTCCTTGTCCGAAGGCAAAAACTTCGGGAACTCCAGCGATGGCTTTTGGCTCTAATTTACCCTCTCTAACCACTCTTAAACGACCGGGGCGCTCTGTGATCAGGATTTCCCCGTTAGGTAGCCAAACCATCGACCAGGGATGTTCTAAACCCTCGATTACGGTCACTTTTTGCCATTGATTTCTCTGGGAATTATTCGCTAAATTAAATACATTTGTTCCTTGACAACTGGAGATAATTATGGTAGCAAAAACGCTAGAAACCAGAGGCAAGAAAATCCGATTGAGAGAATTAAGCATTAGTTGGCAACTCCTCAAGTTTTCAGCAGATAAATATAATTATATTGATTCCATTTTAAGGAGTTGTTTCAGGAAAGTTAAGAGATTTCGTAGTGATGGTATTTGTGTTGAAGTTTGCTCGCTAATCCAGCGAGCATCAGAAATAGTTGCGGTGTTGGTTTTTCCAGGTTTAAGAATACTAGCAACTGCGGCAATAGTGGCTTTTTCTTTATCAAAAGGTTTCCAGCCAATTTGACTAATTTCTTCCTCGGAAAATTGTTGAATATATGCTTTTGCTCTGTTCATATATTCAGGATAGGCTATTTTTCCACAATCACAAAGTAGGGTATCTAAGACACCTTGATCAACATTATTAGGCAGTATATATAATCCGACTCTTGGTCTATTTTCTTGAATAGTTCCCGTGGCAGCTACTCCCCTGGGAAAGTCGGGAAAATATTCCCGAAAACCCTGATGATATTTGCGAGCAACTTCTGCTGGGTTATCTTTATCCGCATCGGCAATAATGGCAAAAGCTGATAATTCATTGTTATAATCCATATCGGCAAGTTTATTGGTTAAATTTTTAATTAATTCACTGCCACCCCCGGCATAAATTGCCACGGATAAAGTCTCAGTATAAAGAATAGATGGCATATCGAGTCTGATGTAAAGTTTTCCAGTTTTAGGAGGAGGATATTTCGGAATAAATTTTTTCCAAATTGGTTCTAGATTTGAGAGTTCTTCACATTTAGAAAACCCCAGCAGTTTACACATAACTTTCACCAGAAAAGCTTGATCATGATTACCTTCCACTCCAATCAATATATGTTCTCGACTCACCAACGAACCTCCTGTCCTAAGTCTTCTCGTAAACTTTTTAATCGAGTC
Encoded here:
- a CDS encoding alkene reductase translates to MTSFTTSLALLSQFKLGDLNLENRLVLAPMTRARAGEKRLANEIMAEYYRQRASAGLMITEATVISPQANGWQNTPGIYTDEQAQAWQMVTKIAQRKGTPIFCQLWHCGRASHPSFQENGALPVAPSAIKIKGELHTPRGKQPYETPRALETEEIPAIVADYRKAAQRAKLAGFDGIEIHGANGYLIDTFLQSATNQRQDKYGGSCENRYRFLQEVVEAILTVFPSHRVGVRLSPNGVYNDMGSEDFRETFLYVAQRLNEYNLAYLHLLDGLAFGFHEKGQPMLLSEFRAVFNSALIGNCGYTKETAEAAIQLGDADLIAFGRPYISNPDLVERFANNWPLNPDAEMKDWYSFDQEGYIDFPSYKP
- the grrA gene encoding GrrA/OscA1 family cyclophane-containing rSAM-modified RiPP; translated protein: MNISNKTGLVGFLLALSAFGLTSTAQAASDEANPIEARLSRLSSAVRERVNQLPEGTADPSLQALGWGDGRGRGWVNSRVGGWGDGRGGSFVNAQPWRNGWSDGGSFFNSRPRWGNGGSFLNRW
- the grrP gene encoding extracellular substrate binding-like orphan protein GrrP; its protein translation is MKKILQLAGISCLLPLLLTSPSLAETVVEKVARTGFLTVGTRFDAIPYSYVNEKGELVGYSMDVLERIRKRLQTRLGRPVTLQMIEANQPGEKINLIRSGEIDIACSTAFTWERAKVVDFSTSYSISGIRILAKKGSNLSTPQSLIGKRIALVPTSAAVDVIKLVQPQATIVATYSTVEEAIEALKTGKIDAIAGDSISLAGTILRDNPQAYEIVPEEALANFGIACMVPEDNSTFLDDVNYAIVKMMQDYISNDTATVSQIDRWFGSQGMVPIPPELLKGFFAFKVIEHAQINPQEAK
- a CDS encoding PQQ-dependent sugar dehydrogenase, whose translation is MLNSLNRIFLPLVSSVFATIIISSCQGTNVFNLANNSQRNQWQKVTVIEGLEHPWSMVWLPNGEILITERPGRLRVVREGKLEPKAIAGVPEVFAFGQGGLLDVAIHPQFAQNRWIYLTYAHGDQEANRTRVARAVYDGTSLRDVQVIFEVSQAKTGSQHFGSRLLWLPDGTLLVAIGDGGNPPLQLAGDLIRKQAQNLQSHLGKIIRINDDGSLPKDNPFAGSKIWSYGHRNIQGISFDPMTKRVWATEHGAKGGDELNLIEKGKNYGWPVVSASQEYGTNTPVSSEKSRPYLIDPKTIWTPAIAPSGLVFYTGNRFPNWQGNLFAGGLVSRDIRRLSVNKSGEIINQEAIPIGQRVRDVRQSPDGFLYLLTDEGNGQLIRLEPPSNL
- a CDS encoding DUF3226 domain-containing protein, whose protein sequence is MSREHILIGVEGNHDQAFLVKVMCKLLGFSKCEELSNLEPIWKKFIPKYPPPKTGKLYIRLDMPSILYTETLSVAIYAGGGSELIKNLTNKLADMDYNNELSAFAIIADADKDNPAEVARKYHQGFREYFPDFPRGVAATGTIQENRPRVGLYILPNNVDQGVLDTLLCDCGKIAYPEYMNRAKAYIQQFSEEEISQIGWKPFDKEKATIAAVASILKPGKTNTATISDARWISEQTSTQIPSLRNLLTFLKQLLKMESI